TTCGGAGAGCCTATTTTTTTGTTTTGATACCCATTTTGAATTTAATAGAGAATAGTTAGATTTAAACTTGCGATGGACACTTTTTTCTTTTTTGGAAAAATTCTGAAATATGGTATAATGAACAGATAGAGAAGTTGGGGGTAAAAGATGAACATTCAACAATTACGCTATGTTGTGGCCATTGCCAATAGTGGTACTTTCCGTGAAGCTGCTGAAAAGATGTATGTTAGTCAGCCGAGTCTGTCTATTTCTGTGCGCGATTTGGAAAAAGAGCTAGGCTTTAAGATTTTTCGTCGGACGAGTTCGGGGACTTTCTTAACCCGTCGTGGTATGGAATTTTATGAGAAAGCACAAGAGTTAGTCAAAGGCTTTGATGTTTTTCAAAATCAGTATGCCAATCCTGAGGAAGAAAAGGATGAATTTTCCATTGCCAGCCAGCACTATGACTTCTTGCCACCAACCATTACGGCCTTTTCAGAGCGCCATCCTGACTATAAGAACTTTCGTATTTTTGAGTCTACCACAGTTCAAATTTTAGACGAAGTGGCTCAAGGACATAGTGAGATTGGGATTATCTACCTCAACAATCAAAATAAAAAGGGCATCATGCAACGGGTTGAAAAGCTTGGTTTAGAAGTTATTGAATTAATTCCTTTCCAGACTCACATTTATCTTCGTGAAGGGCATCCTTTAGCACAGAAAGAGGAATTGGTCATGGAGGACCTAGCGGATTTACCAACGGTTCGGTTTACTCAGGAAAAGGATGAGTATCTATACTATTCAGAGAACTTTGTCGACACCAGCGCGAGCTCGCAGATGTTCAATGTGACCGACCGTGCTACTTTGAATGGTATTTTGGAGCGGACAGATGCCTATGCGACTGGATCTGGATTTTTAGATAGTGACAGTGTTAATGGCATCACAGTCATTCGTCTCAAGGATAATCTAGATAATCGCATGGTCTACGTCAAACGGGAAGAGGTGGAGCTTAGCCAAGCTGGGACTCTTTTCGTTGAGGTTATGCAAGAATATTTTGATCAAAAGAGGAAATCATGAAAAAAAGAGGAATAGTAGCAGTCATTGTACTGCTTTTGATTGGGCTGGATCAGTTGGTCAAAAATTATGTTGTCCAGCAGATTCCACTGGGTGAAGTTCGTTCGTGGATCCCCAATCTCGTTAGCTTGACCTATCTGCAAAATCGTGGGGCAGCCTTCTCCATGCTGCAAGATCAGCAGTGGTTATTTGCTGTCATTACACTGGTCGTCATGGTAGGTGCCATTTGGTATCTACATAAACACATGGAGGATTCTCTCTGGTTGGTTTTTGGACTGACCTTGATAATCGCGGGAGGTCTGGGCAACTTTATCGACAGAATGAGTCAAGGTTTTGTGGTGGATATGTTTCACCTAGACTTTATCAACTTTGCGATTTTCAATGTTGCTGACAGCTATTTGACAGTTGGTGTGATTGTTTTATTGATTGCAATGCTTAAAGAGGAAGTAAATGGAAATAAAAATTGAAACTGGTGGGCAACGTCTAGACAAGGCTCTGTCAGATCTGACAGAATTGTCACG
This genomic stretch from Streptococcus sp. 1643 harbors:
- a CDS encoding LysR family transcriptional regulator, which encodes MNIQQLRYVVAIANSGTFREAAEKMYVSQPSLSISVRDLEKELGFKIFRRTSSGTFLTRRGMEFYEKAQELVKGFDVFQNQYANPEEEKDEFSIASQHYDFLPPTITAFSERHPDYKNFRIFESTTVQILDEVAQGHSEIGIIYLNNQNKKGIMQRVEKLGLEVIELIPFQTHIYLREGHPLAQKEELVMEDLADLPTVRFTQEKDEYLYYSENFVDTSASSQMFNVTDRATLNGILERTDAYATGSGFLDSDSVNGITVIRLKDNLDNRMVYVKREEVELSQAGTLFVEVMQEYFDQKRKS
- the lspA gene encoding signal peptidase II, encoding MKKRGIVAVIVLLLIGLDQLVKNYVVQQIPLGEVRSWIPNLVSLTYLQNRGAAFSMLQDQQWLFAVITLVVMVGAIWYLHKHMEDSLWLVFGLTLIIAGGLGNFIDRMSQGFVVDMFHLDFINFAIFNVADSYLTVGVIVLLIAMLKEEVNGNKN